One genomic window of Oligoflexia bacterium includes the following:
- a CDS encoding alpha/beta hydrolase: MIFVSLIWSGEALAATCKAKTFNIKLSQRVVMKAANFQALASQGTLVFIQGPEASYKSSTELIENFCRHGFSVYAFDLKGKKLKEADYLGATQKIAMRIKRTQPHLPILVYGWSKGANTAAHYAFQNRKLVKRLIFENPRFTSKALDYLSSYPGTKTRIFACSQKNLPRRALLLVPANSMKCTRHLTNNPGAIDPLVEFVESDFAGVNADTWFWKKNLI, from the coding sequence ATGATTTTTGTATCACTGATTTGGTCAGGTGAAGCGTTAGCTGCCACCTGCAAGGCTAAAACATTTAATATTAAACTCAGTCAGCGTGTTGTTATGAAGGCCGCGAATTTCCAAGCTTTAGCTTCACAGGGGACACTTGTTTTCATTCAAGGTCCTGAGGCAAGTTACAAATCGTCAACCGAGCTTATAGAAAATTTTTGTCGCCACGGATTTTCTGTTTATGCGTTTGACCTTAAAGGGAAGAAACTTAAAGAAGCCGACTACCTGGGTGCCACTCAGAAAATCGCAATGCGTATCAAACGTACGCAACCCCATTTGCCGATATTGGTATATGGCTGGTCTAAAGGGGCAAATACTGCTGCTCACTATGCTTTTCAAAATCGTAAATTAGTGAAGCGTCTTATTTTTGAAAATCCAAGATTTACCTCTAAAGCATTGGATTATCTTTCGAGTTACCCCGGTACAAAAACTCGCATATTTGCCTGTTCTCAAAAGAATTTACCACGCAGAGCACTTCTACTCGTGCCGGCAAATAGTATGAAATGTACGAGGCATTTGACGAATAATCCTGGAGCAATTGATCCGCTTGTGGAGTTCGTTGAGAGCGATTTTGCAGGTGTAAATGCTGATACCTGGTTTTGGAAAAAAAATCTAATTTGA